A single region of the Maniola jurtina chromosome 6, ilManJurt1.1, whole genome shotgun sequence genome encodes:
- the LOC123866256 gene encoding uncharacterized protein LOC123866256, protein MEKYLYLIFILLLCDLPRNIVSRVPPSINNGDDNRIIGGYNATIEDFPYQALLMILKGLQVFQCGGSVINSQYILTAAHCVIGAGLIRARVGSTFSNTGGRVYTSFRFGTHPLYNPVTSDYDVAYVRVVPRMSFNGTNVRAVELAPRDSAVAPGTIFTVSGWGATKESGEAVQNLMAVKVPVISSEECMKSYSTITARMVCAGVPQGGEDSCQGDSGGPAVSEDGVQRGITSYGIGCGRPGFPGVYTNGDTEVIVEVVESWYTEEEEESLIKHGVAGRHLCHHQVYKQNSMSWYIIGLDSSDYMSLTKMKVSQLYLFCLYSVFFLLFADVSSKKHERREKKTEAGKIVGGSEVSIKDFPYQARLVIETGEGYFGCGGSIISDTYILTAAHCLTGANKLFVRVGSVNADEGGDLIESTDFKQHPKYNSSVYDFDVGLVRLPSAIAFDNTKRAIRLPVRKTSIPAGTRVTVSGWGATSENGEGSDTLMAVTVPALSNTRCRASYRALTQNMVCAGVPQGGKDSCQGDSGGPAVVRGNLGGVVSFGYGCARPGFPGVYARVASPPIRDWIKQNSGV, encoded by the exons ATGgagaaatatttatatttaatttttatactattgTTGTGTGATCTCCCAAGAA ACATCGTGTCAAGAGTTCCTCCCAGCATAAATAACGGCGATGATAATAGAATAATTGGCGGTTACAATGCAACCATAGAAGATTTTCCTTACCAAGCACTTCTCATGATATTAAAGGGCTTACAAGTCTTCCAATGTGGAGGATCTGTTATAAACTCACAATATATTTTGACAGCGGCCCATTGTGTAATAGG GGCAGGATTGATAAGAGCCAGAGTAGGAAGCACATTTTCAAACACCGGTGGTAGAGTATACACGTCGTTTCGCTTTGGAACTCATCCGTTATACAATCCAGTGACGTCCGATTATGATGTGGCATATGTACGCGTTGTGCCGCGGATGTCTTTTAATGGAACTAATGTTCGGGCTGTTGAGTTGGCACCACGTGACAGTGCTGTTGCTCCTGGCACTATATTCACAGTGTCAGGCTGGGGAGCAACGAAG GAAAGCGGCGAGGCTGTTCAAAATTTGATGGCAGTTAAGGTACCAGTTATATCTTCTGAGGAGTGCATGAAGTCTTACAGCACGATCACCGCTAGAATGGTTTGTGCTGGCGTACCACAAGGTGGCGAAGATTCTTGTCAG ggTGACTCAGGAGGACCAGCTGTATCAGAAGATGGGGTTCAAAGGGGCATAACGTCTTATGGCATAGGTTGCGGTCGACCAGGATTTCCTGGTGTTTATACAAAT GGCGACACCGAAGTAATTGTTGAAGTTGTCGAAAGTTGGTATACTGAGGAGGAGGAGGAGTCCCTCATCAAGCACGGAGTAGCTGGGCGACATCTTTGCCATCATCAGG TATATAAACAGAATAGTATGTCATGGTACATTATAGGTTTAGACTCTAGTGATTATATGAGTCTAACTAAAATGAAGGTGTCACAGCTATATTTGTTTTGTCTATATTCGGTCTTCTTTCTTCTCTTCGCAG ATGTTTCAAGCAAGAAACATGAGCGTCGTGAAAAGAAGACAGAAGCTGGTAAAATAGTTGGTGGCTCTGAAGTTAGTATAAAAGATTTTCCGTACCAAGCACGTCTAGTAATTGAAACGGGCGAAGGATATTTTGGGTGCGGAGGGTCGATTATTAGCGACACCTACATTTTGACGGCAGCACATTGTTTGACCGG AGCCAACAAATTATTCGTCAGAGTAGGAAGTGTTAATGCTGATGAAGGAGGAGATTTGATAGAATCTACGGATTTCAAACAGCATCCCAAATATAACTCTTCCGTTTATGACTTTGATGTAGGGCTAGTTCGCCTGCCATCCGCAATAGCATTTGATAATACAAAACGAGCAATTAGGTTGCCAGTCAGAAAAACTAGTATTCCTGCGGGGACTAGAGTTACTGTTTCAGGATGGGGTGCTACGTCT GAAAATGGAGAGGGCAGTGATACTTTAATGGCGGTGACAGTACCAGCTTTATCAAACACTCGATGTCGCGCATCCTACAGGGCTCTTACACAAAACATGGTCTGCGCTGGCGTTCCTCAAGGCGGCAAAGACTCTTGTCAG GGTGACTCCGGAGGACCTGCAGTGGTGAGAGGTAATCTAGGAGGGGTTGTATCGTTCGGTTATGGCTGCGCACGTCCTGGTTTTCCCGGTGTCTACGCCAGAGTAGCAAGTCCACCTATACGCGATTGGATCAAACAAAATTCTGGCGTttga